Proteins encoded within one genomic window of Episyrphus balteatus chromosome 1, idEpiBalt1.1, whole genome shotgun sequence:
- the LOC129906549 gene encoding uncharacterized protein K02A2.6-like has product MATDPKILELLELQSKLLQSIIEEKDERRGQEFTMDTLANNIQEFVYDPANGLTFESWYNRFEDVFIVDGASLDDAAKVRLLMRKVNSIAHEKYANLILPKKVKDISFEETIKKLKGMFGRKGTLFNVRFSCLQTIKRKTDDLVTYASLVNKNCEEFKLSDLSIDQFKCLLFVTGLQAPEDSEIRTRLLASLEDEEKAKTITLDKLISEAHRYINLKKDIAMIEHTPQPSSIVNAVSSSQKFSQHERNGSFQQRSDTTKTPRTPCWQCGAMHFSRDCTYSQHKCSQCKKIGHKEGYCSCYNKSNSSSNQEGVQQKKNFKGNKKHFFKKRSFQSNAIQTTVNCIEHSSKRKFITVQISDVHNAKHIKDTPIKLQIDTASDISIISQSVWNKLGRPGSRLSEKAKSATSHNIKLIANFTCSIRLRSGEVSQGKFFVTDINLNLFGIDLCHSFNLWDKPLSNVCCQISHTPHNRDAAIASIRQEYKGLFSDEPACVKVDVQLHLKPGAIPVFRAKRPVAYSVIPLIEKELKRLEDLGIITPVDFSEWAAPIVAVRKQNGNIRICGDYSSGLNDALEPHQYPLPIPDDIFATLSNKNIFSHIDLTDAYFQIPVSTESRKFLTINTHKGLYNVNRLAPGVKSAPGAFQQLMDTLLAGLKGVAAYLDDIIISGSSWEEHLQSLHEVLKRLFDYGFRVKIQKCSFFASKIKYLGHIIDKNGLQPDQAKINKIQNMPAPQNLTQLRSFLGAVNYYGKFVKEMRQIRSPLDKLLQAEVEFKWSKSCQQSFDKFKEILSSDLLLTHYNPELPIKVAADASGEGIGAFIAHIFPDGTEKVVMHAARALTPSEKKYSQIEKEALGLIFAVTKFHRMIYGRRFNLHTDHKPLLAIFGSKKGIPVYTANRLQRWALTLMMYDFKILYVSTKEFGCVDVLSRLIESQSKPDEEYVVACTVFENEISQNLNEQLQNLPLTYKMIQKATSKHKVLQTVINFMRSKWPDKKSISAQVKPYFDRRDALSVVDDCLLFNDRIIIPSCFHKRVLKQLHRGHPGIERMKSIARSYVYWPNIDDDITGYVRQCQSCATAAKSPIKTTLSSWPRPLAPMERIHIDIAGPCDDKYYFIIVDAFSKWPEIFQVRSISSSTIIQKLNKMFSQFGDCQQIVSDNGTQFTSSEFQKFLQSRGIHHARTAPYHPQSNGQAERFVDTLKRALKKLHHEGTSEENLETFLQTYRSTPNKVINNKSPAELFLGRKIKTALDLMTHKHQDYLSTVPNKQNQYFNSKHGCKKREYSPGDLVYAKFYKRNKNHWIPGTIIERIGNVNYNVLTEFPNRSRLIRSHANQLKTRYAPDTPDNTNSIKKKFSNNLNDILYELNMIPSVSNDVNPPSVEELESIPIPIEPNEIIEESSQQQNQPTTSSSPIAESRVPRVPENEVRRSERVVRTPAWFKDFNIF; this is encoded by the coding sequence atggcgACTGATCCGAAGATTCTGGAACTTCTCGAACTACAAAGCAAACTTTTGCAATCAATTATCGAAGAAAAGGATGAACGCCGAGGTCAGGAATTCACAATGGATACATTGGCAAACAACATTCAAGAATTTGTCTATGATCCTGCAAATGGATTGACTTTTGAATCTTGGTACAACCGTTTCGAAGACGTTTTCATTGTCGATGGGGCGTCTCTTGATGATGCAGCAAAGGTTCGTCTTCTCATGAGAAAAGTGAACTCTATCGCTCATGAGAAATATGCCAACTtgattttaccaaaaaaagtcAAGGATATAAGTTTTGAGGAGAcaataaaaaaactcaaaggTATGTTTGGTCGTAAAGGTACTCTATTCAATGTTCGTTTCAGCTGTCTTCAAACAATCAAACGAAAGACAGACGATTTGGTTACCTACGCTTCATTGGTGAACAAAAATTGCGAAGAATTCAAATTGAGTGACCTTTCCATCGATCAATTCAAATGTCTGTTATTTGTGACTGGACTACAAGCCCCAGAAGACTCGGAAATTCGAACAAGATTATTAGCGTCACTCGAAGATgaagaaaaagcaaaaaccaTCACGCTCGATAAATTAATTTCTGAAGCTCATCGGTACATCAATCtcaaaaaagatattgcaaTGATTGAACATACACCACAGCCGTCTTCAATTGTCAATGCAGTTTCATCAAGTCAAAAATTCAGTCAACACGAGCGCAATGGATCATTCCAACAAAGATCTGATACAACTAAGACACCAAGAACACCTTGTTGGCAATGTGGAGCTATGCACTTCTCTCGGGACTGTACATATTCACAACACAAATGTTCTCAATGCAAAAAGATAGGACACAAAGAGGGTTACTGCTCCTGTTACAACAAATCAAATTCATCATCAAATCAAGAAGGTGTTCAGcaaaagaagaattttaaaggtaataaaaaacattttttcaagaaaCGATCTTTTCAGAGCAATGCAATTCAAACAACTGTGAATTGTATTGAACATTCAAGCAAGCGAAAATTCATCACAGTCCAGATCAGTGATGTACATAATGCTAAACACATTAAGGACACACCTATTAAGCTTCAAATAGACACAGCGTCCGACATCAGCATCATAAGTCAATCAGTGTGGAATAAGTTAGGCAGACCAGGGTCACGTCTAAGTGAAAAAGCAAAAAGTGCAACCAGTCATAACATCAAACTAATTGCTAATTTCACCTGCAGCATTCGTCTCCGTTCTGGAGAGGTAAGTCAGGGAAAGTTTTTCGTAACTGACATAAACCTGAATTTATTCGGGATTGACTTATGTCACAGTTTCAATCTTTGGGATAAACCTCTTAGCAATGTATGTTGCCAAATCAGTCACACTCCACACAATCGTGATGCAGCCATTGCAAGTATTCGTCAAGAATACAAGGGTTTATTCAGCGATGAACCAGCATGTGTTAAGGTCGACGTTCAGCTTCACCTCAAGCCAGGAGCTATTCCTGTATTCAGAGCAAAGAGACCCGTGGCATATTCTGTAATAccattaattgaaaaagaactgAAACGCCTAGAAGATCTTGGTATCATAACCCCAGTAGACTTTTCCGAATGGGCGGCACCAATTGTAGCAGTAAGAAAACAGAATGGTAACATCAGAATTTGTGGAGATTATTCTTCAGGCCTCAACGATGCTCTAGAGCCACATCAGTATCCACTTCCAATTCCTGACGACATATTCGCAACACTCAGCAACAAGAATATTTTCAGTCATATCGATCTAACTGACGCTTATTTCCAGATACCAGTTTCTACTGAGTCACGAAAATTTCTGACTATCAACACTCACAAAGGTTTGTACAATGTCAATCGCTTAGCACCCGGAGTGAAGTCAGCACCAGGAGCGTTCCAGCAACTTATGGATACTCTACTGGCAGGATTGAAAGGTGTTGCAGCTTACTTGGATGATATAATCATAAGTGGCTCCTCCTGGGAAGAACATCTCCAAAGTCTTCACGAGGTACTGAAGCGCCTTTTTGATTATGGATTTCgagtaaaaattcaaaaatgttcatttttcgCATCAAAAATCAAGTACCTTGGACATATAATTGATAAGAATGGATTACAACCAGATCAAgcgaaaatcaataaaattcagAACATGCCAGCACCGCAGAATTTAACGCAACTTCGATCGTTCCTTGGAGCTGTCAACTACTATGGTAAGTTTGTCAAGGAAATGCGTCAAATCCGTTCGCCTTTAGATAAACTTTTACAAGCCGAAGTAGAATTCAAATGGTCCAAGTCATGCCAGCAATCATTTGACAAATTCAAGGAAATACTTTCATCAGACTTACTTCTTACCCATTACAACCCAGAATTGCCAATTAAAGTCGCAGCTGATGCCTCAGGTGAAGGCATAGGAGCATTTATTGCCCACATTTTCCCAGATGGAACAGAAAAAGTAGTAATGCATGCAGCAAGAGCCTTGACTCCATCTGAAAAGAAGTACAGTCAAATCGAAAAAGAAGCTCTAGGTCTCATTTTTGCAGTGACCAAGTTCCATAGAATGATTTATGGACGCAGATTTAATTTGCATACCGATCATAAACCTCTTTTGGCAATTTTTGGAAGTAAGAAAGGTATACCCGTTTATACCGCAAATAGACTACAGAGATGGGCTCTAACACTGATGATGTacgattttaaaattctttacgTATCAACAAAAGAATTTGGGTGTGTAGATGTCCTATCCCGTCTTATCGAGTCCCAATCAAAACCTGATGAAGAATATGTAGTCGCatgtacagtttttgaaaacgaaatatCACAAAATTTGAATGAACAATTACAAAACTTGCCATTAACATACAAAATGATTCAGAAAGCAACCTCAAAACATAAAGTTCTCCAGACAGTCATCAACTTCATGAGATCTAAATGGCCAGACAAGAAATCAATTTCAGCACAGGTTAAACCATATTTCGACCGAAGAGATGCACTTTCAGTAGTAGACGATTGTCTACTTTTCAATGACAGAATTATAATCCCATCTTGTTTCCATAAACGTGTTTTGAAACAGCTTCATCGTGGCCATCCAGGAATCGAAAGGATGAAATCAATCGCCAGAAGTTACGTGTATTGGCCCAACATTGATGATGACATTACAGGATATGTCCGACAATGTCAAAGTTGTGCAACTGCTGCAAAATCGCCGATCAAGACAACTTTATCATCATGGCCAAGACCCTTAGCACCAATGGAACGCATACACATAGACATAGCAGGTCCATGCGATGACAAATACTATTTTATCATAGTAGATGCATTTTCTAAATGGCCTGAAATTTTCCAAGTTCGAAGCATTTCATCATCAACAATCATACAAAAGCtcaataaaatgttttcccAATTTGGAGATTGTCAACAAATTGTGTCTGACAATGGAACACAGTTTACGAGCTCAGAATTTCAAAAGTTTCTTCAATCAAGAGGTATTCATCATGCGCGTACAGCTCCATACCATCCACAATCAAATGGACAAGCAGAGCGTTTTGTTGATACTTTAAAAAGAGCCTTGAAAAAGCTTCATCACGAAGGGACGAGTGAAGAGAACCTGGAAACATTTCTTCAAACATATAGATCAACTCCAAACAAAGTTATAAACAACAAATCACCGGCAGAACTATTTCTTGGTAGGAAGATAAAAACTGCTTTAGATCTGATGACGCATAAACATCAAGATTATTTATCAACCGtaccaaacaaacaaaatcaatacTTCAATTCCAAACATGGTTGTAAGAAACGAGAGTATAGTCCAGGCGATCTTGTATATGCTAAGTTCTACAAAAGAAATAAGAACCATTGGATTCCTGGGACCATCATTGAAAGAATAGGTAATGTCAATTATAATGTATTAACAGAATTTCCAAATCGTTCCAGACTTATCCGTTCACACGCAAACCAGCTAAAAACTCGCTATGCTCCTGATACTCCTGATAACACCAATTCTATCAAAAAGAAGTTTTCAAACAACTTAAATGACATTCTTTATGAATTAAATATGATACCATCTGTGTCAAATGACGTAAATCCACCTTCCGTTGAAGAACTAGAATCTATACCAATACCTATTGAGCCTAATGAAATAATAGAAGAATCttcacaacaacaaaatcaaccAACTACAAGTTCCAGTCCAATTGCTGAATCTAGAGTTCCTAGAGTTCCAGAAAACGAAGTTAGACGAAGTGAAAGAGTCGTTCGTACTCCAGCCTGGTTTAAAgattttaacatattttaa